The Serratia rhizosphaerae genome has a segment encoding these proteins:
- the hutG gene encoding N-formylglutamate deformylase, which produces MNIRDPFHFQTGSLPLLISIPHAGTQLTPAVEAGLTPDARALPDTDWHIPQLYDFARSLGASILVGNYSRFVIDLNRPADDKPLYSSATTGLYPDVLFNGEPSFLTGKAPDDRERAGYLQQIWQPYHQQLQDELARLKAQHGYALLFDAHSIASVIPRLFDGKLPDLNLGTNDGASCATVLSDRLVTCCEQQQQFSHVLNGRFKGGYITRAYGKPAENQHAVQLELAQVNYMSEQYPFAFDAARAAPLQQLLSRMIDSMIDWGAQQR; this is translated from the coding sequence ATGAACATTCGCGATCCGTTCCATTTCCAAACCGGCAGCCTGCCGCTGCTCATCAGCATTCCCCACGCCGGCACGCAGTTGACGCCGGCCGTTGAGGCCGGGCTGACGCCAGACGCGCGCGCGCTGCCGGATACCGACTGGCATATTCCCCAACTGTATGACTTTGCCCGCAGCCTTGGCGCCAGCATTCTGGTGGGCAATTACTCGCGTTTTGTTATCGACCTCAACCGCCCGGCGGACGATAAACCGCTCTACAGCAGCGCCACCACCGGACTGTATCCGGACGTACTGTTTAACGGCGAGCCCAGCTTTCTGACCGGCAAAGCGCCGGATGACCGGGAGCGCGCCGGCTATCTGCAACAGATCTGGCAGCCGTATCACCAACAGCTGCAGGATGAGCTGGCCAGGCTGAAAGCACAGCACGGCTATGCGCTGCTGTTTGACGCCCACTCCATCGCCTCGGTGATCCCGCGTCTGTTCGACGGCAAACTGCCGGATCTCAATCTGGGCACCAACGACGGCGCCAGCTGTGCCACCGTGCTCAGCGACCGGCTGGTGACCTGCTGCGAACAACAGCAACAGTTCAGCCACGTGCTGAATGGACGCTTTAAAGGCGGCTATATCACCCGCGCCTACGGCAAACCGGCGGAAAACCAGCATGCGGTGCAGCTGGAACTGGCGCAGGTCAATTATATGTCCGAGCAGTATCCGTTCGCCTTCGACGCCGCGCGCGCCGCACCGCTGCAGCAACTGCTGAGCCGGATGATCGACAGCATGATCGACTGGGGCGCGCAGCAACGCTGA